The Ziziphus jujuba cultivar Dongzao chromosome 7, ASM3175591v1 genome includes a region encoding these proteins:
- the LOC107423681 gene encoding uncharacterized protein LOC107423681 isoform X2, translating to MAAAEARAVWQRAANRCFVQEDAKRAPKLACCQSPSSTSKQVEAGPTTAAYGPDYPSSGFRPFSRNSSYSNLSLDTRWWLQMQPNYGYQKGLTYEELNALESEEETLRTGIEDPISEISEVRPQTGESTGVDGQNNSESSLDVDHGADVCMKKASEVKFLHGKNMEELEDTTESCESIKLDSKNCPNTKQPNELCIGPEYNWMGNEKTEPWWRMTDRDELVSLVARKSLDHIENCDLPPPQKMCHRRHPHAHIGYLDQEENLVSSLDWLAPTGGLSNRTVYTEGFANSRRKHEIQEFLTEKELNNYGSNKPFSPTATLQSNSTETQLDLAEGELSKAQLIEALCHSQTRAREAEKAAKQAYADKEHIFSLFFKQASQLFAYKQWFRLLQLETLYIQVKNNDQQISTMFPLVLPWMSYKGLKRKPRKSWRKGAKSKRCKLGRPCHDITKYAVALALGLSLVGAGLFLGWTVGWMLPSF from the exons ATGGCAGCAGCAGAAGCAAGGGCAGTGTGGCAGAGAGCAGCTAATCGTTGCTTTGTCCAAGAAGATGCAAAAAGAGCACCGAAGCTAGCTTGCTGCCAATCACCATCTTCAACATCTAAACAGGTTGAGGCAGGTCCTACAACTGCAGCATATGGGCCAGATTACCCTTCAAGCGGTTTCAGGCCTTTCAGTAGGAATTCTTCATATTCTAATTTATCCCTAGACACAAGATGGTGGCTGCAAATGCAACCCAATTATGGATACCAGAAGGGTTTGACGTATGAAGAGTTAAATGCATTGGAGTCGGAGGAGGAAACTTTAAGAACTGGAATTGAGGATCCAATATCTGAAATTAGTGAGGTCCGTCCACAGACAGGAGAATCTACTGGTGTTGATGGTCAGAATAACAGCGAGTCTTCTCTCGATGTAGATCATGGTGCAGATGTTTGTATGAAGAAAGCTTCTGAAGTAAAGTTTTTACATGGTAAGAACATGGAGGAACTTGAGGACACAACAGAAAGCTGTGAAAGTATAAAATTGGATTCTAAAAACTGCCCCAATACCAAACAGCCGAATGAATTATGTATTGGTCCTGAATATAATTGGATGGGCAACGAGAAGACAGAGCCATGGTGGCGGATGACAGATAGAGATGAATTGGTCTCCTTGGTTGCAAGGAAATCACTTGATCATATTGAGAACTGTGATCTTCCCCCACCACAGAAGATGTGCCATAGGAGACACCCACATGCTCATATTGGGTATTTGGATCAAGAGGAAAATTTGGTATCATCTTTGGATTGGTTAGCCCCAACTGGTGGTCTTTCCAACAGGACAGTTTATACAGAGGGCTTTGCTAACTCTCGAAGAAAGCACGAAATACAGGAGTTTTTAACCGAAAAGGAGCTCAACAATTATGGTTCCAACAAACCTTTCAG CCCCACTGCAACCCTCCAGAGTAATTCCACAGAGACGCAACTAGATCTAGCTGAAGGGGAGCTTAGTAAAGCACAGCTGATAGAAGCTCTCTGCCATTCTCAAACTCGAGCAAGAGAAGCCGAGAAAGCAGCAAAGCAAGCTTATGCTGACAAGGAGCACatattttctctcttctttAAACAAGCCTCACAACTGTTTGCTTATAAACAATGGTTTCGATTACTGCAGCTAGAAACCCTTTATATCCAAGTTAAAAACAACGATCAGCAAATTTCCACGATGTTCCCATTGGTTCTTCCATGGATGTCTTACAAAGGATTGAAAAGGAAACCAAGGAAGAGCTGGCGTAAAGGTGCCAAGAGCAAACGATGCAAGCTAGGCCGACCGTGCCATGATATTACCAAATACGCTGTTGCTTTGGCATTGGGATTGAGTCTTGTTGGTGCTGGTTTGTTCTTGGGATGGACGGTGGGTTGGATGTTACCTTCTTTCTAG
- the LOC107423634 gene encoding uncharacterized protein At4g00950 → MGSEAEPESSSTPKLPLFSLPPPMQSPERPGMLTPPLYASVSVPFRWEEEPGKPRTCNALATIFNPTDITPKCLELPPRLLLDTKLPSPTTVFEGPYVSRSRFQSSSFRIGKECYGSFSPERGRLGAMVLSKKGVKERGWFGSWRRRVIKGNKDVGGGSSYVFPSSVDRENGDGGGNEGERENTGGKVKMTRIRRGGSFSNITYPRSSFWETIYEGLKHAVPWKSRKLKNGF, encoded by the exons ATGGGATCTGAAGCAGAGCCAGAGTCAAGCTCCACACCGAAGCTGCCTCTGTTTTCACTCCCACCACCAATGCAATCGCCAGAACGTCCTGGAATGCTAACCCCACCACTCTACGCCTCTGTATCAGTACCATTTAGGTGGGAAGAAGAGCCTGGAAAGCCAAGAACTTGCAATGCTCTAGCTACCATTTTCAATCCCACAGACATAACCCCAAAGTGCTTAGAACTTCCTCCAAGGCTTTTGTTGGATACAAAACTTCCTTCACCCACCACTGTCTTCGAAGGTCCTTACGTGAGCAGGTCAAGATTTCAGTCATCTTCTTTTAGGATTGGTAAAGAGTGTTATGGTTCTTTTAGTCCTGAGAGAGGGAGGCTTGGTGCTATGGTTCTTAGCAAGAAAGGAGTCAAGGAAAGAGGGTGGTTTGGTTCATGGAGGAGGAGAGTGATAAAGGGTAATAAAGATGTCGGTGGTGGGAGTAGTTATGTTTTTCCATCTTCTGTGGACAGAGAGAATGGTGATGGTGGTGGCAACGAGGGAGAGAGGGAGAATACCGGTGGAAAGGTGAAGATGACAAGGATTAGAAGAGGTGGGAGCTTCTCTAATATTACCTATCCAAGGTCTTCCTTCTGG GAAACCATCTATGAGGGCTTGAAGCATGCAGTCCCATGGAAGAGCAGAAAACTGAAGAATGGATTCTGA
- the LOC107423681 gene encoding uncharacterized protein LOC107423681 isoform X1, whose translation MAAAEARAVWQRAANRCFVQEDAKRAPKLACCQSPSSTSKQVEAGPTTAAYGPDYPSSGFRPFSRNSSYSNLSLDTRWWLQMQPNYGYQKGLTYEELNALESEEETLRTGIEDPISEISEVRPQTGESTGVDGQNNSESSLDVDHGADVCMKKASEVKFLHGKNMEELEDTTESCESIKLDSKNCPNTKQPNELCIGPEYNWMGNEKTEPWWRMTDRDELVSLVARKSLDHIENCDLPPPQKMCHRRHPHAHIGYLDQEENLVSSLDWLAPTGGLSNRTVYTEGFANSRRKHEIQEFLTEKELNNYGSNKPFSSPTATLQSNSTETQLDLAEGELSKAQLIEALCHSQTRAREAEKAAKQAYADKEHIFSLFFKQASQLFAYKQWFRLLQLETLYIQVKNNDQQISTMFPLVLPWMSYKGLKRKPRKSWRKGAKSKRCKLGRPCHDITKYAVALALGLSLVGAGLFLGWTVGWMLPSF comes from the exons ATGGCAGCAGCAGAAGCAAGGGCAGTGTGGCAGAGAGCAGCTAATCGTTGCTTTGTCCAAGAAGATGCAAAAAGAGCACCGAAGCTAGCTTGCTGCCAATCACCATCTTCAACATCTAAACAGGTTGAGGCAGGTCCTACAACTGCAGCATATGGGCCAGATTACCCTTCAAGCGGTTTCAGGCCTTTCAGTAGGAATTCTTCATATTCTAATTTATCCCTAGACACAAGATGGTGGCTGCAAATGCAACCCAATTATGGATACCAGAAGGGTTTGACGTATGAAGAGTTAAATGCATTGGAGTCGGAGGAGGAAACTTTAAGAACTGGAATTGAGGATCCAATATCTGAAATTAGTGAGGTCCGTCCACAGACAGGAGAATCTACTGGTGTTGATGGTCAGAATAACAGCGAGTCTTCTCTCGATGTAGATCATGGTGCAGATGTTTGTATGAAGAAAGCTTCTGAAGTAAAGTTTTTACATGGTAAGAACATGGAGGAACTTGAGGACACAACAGAAAGCTGTGAAAGTATAAAATTGGATTCTAAAAACTGCCCCAATACCAAACAGCCGAATGAATTATGTATTGGTCCTGAATATAATTGGATGGGCAACGAGAAGACAGAGCCATGGTGGCGGATGACAGATAGAGATGAATTGGTCTCCTTGGTTGCAAGGAAATCACTTGATCATATTGAGAACTGTGATCTTCCCCCACCACAGAAGATGTGCCATAGGAGACACCCACATGCTCATATTGGGTATTTGGATCAAGAGGAAAATTTGGTATCATCTTTGGATTGGTTAGCCCCAACTGGTGGTCTTTCCAACAGGACAGTTTATACAGAGGGCTTTGCTAACTCTCGAAGAAAGCACGAAATACAGGAGTTTTTAACCGAAAAGGAGCTCAACAATTATGGTTCCAACAAACCTTTCAG CAGCCCCACTGCAACCCTCCAGAGTAATTCCACAGAGACGCAACTAGATCTAGCTGAAGGGGAGCTTAGTAAAGCACAGCTGATAGAAGCTCTCTGCCATTCTCAAACTCGAGCAAGAGAAGCCGAGAAAGCAGCAAAGCAAGCTTATGCTGACAAGGAGCACatattttctctcttctttAAACAAGCCTCACAACTGTTTGCTTATAAACAATGGTTTCGATTACTGCAGCTAGAAACCCTTTATATCCAAGTTAAAAACAACGATCAGCAAATTTCCACGATGTTCCCATTGGTTCTTCCATGGATGTCTTACAAAGGATTGAAAAGGAAACCAAGGAAGAGCTGGCGTAAAGGTGCCAAGAGCAAACGATGCAAGCTAGGCCGACCGTGCCATGATATTACCAAATACGCTGTTGCTTTGGCATTGGGATTGAGTCTTGTTGGTGCTGGTTTGTTCTTGGGATGGACGGTGGGTTGGATGTTACCTTCTTTCTAG
- the LOC107423633 gene encoding uncharacterized protein LOC107423633 — translation MAVMEKLRMFIAQEPVVAASCFIAGVGLFLPAVVRPILDSYEASKQVPQPVLSDVVAGMTGKKQ, via the exons aTGGCGGTGATGGAGAAGTTGAGGATGTTCATAGCCCAAGAGCCAGTCGTCGCAGCTTCCTGCTTTATCGCCGGCGTTG GACTTTTCCTTCCAGCAGTGGTAAGGCCCATCCTGGATTCTTATGAAGCATCCAAACAAGTTCCTCAGCCTGTTTTAAGCGAT GTTGTTGCAGGTATGACGGGTAAGAAACAATGA